The Chaetodon auriga isolate fChaAug3 chromosome 2, fChaAug3.hap1, whole genome shotgun sequence genome segment tttaaaaattaGGAGATGTGTCAGATGTAACTAAATCAGCGTCTGTTAAGGTGAGGATCTACAGACCTCAACACAATCACAGCACAGTATCGCAGGCTCTCCATCACCAtggtttccacacacacacacacacacacacacacacacacacacacacacacacacacacacacacacatgaacaacaTCAATCATCTGCTAATCAGAACTTGCCCCCACTCCACGGCCACTGCAGTGCTGTGGCAATTAGGAAAACAAATACTGTGGATTTACTGCAAACAATAAGAGAAAATGAGCTATTTGGCCATGTGTGAGTGGAAAATGCAGATGATTTAACCATCAGTGATGCATAATGaggatttatttttaaaacacttcAAGGACAAACTACGGCCAACAGAGTGCGCTATATACCAGTGaatcccccctccctcctctgggTTTGGACATCTCTGACAAGAGGGCTTCTAGGAATTTTCAACAAACAGTGAGATACGAGTTGTCTGCCAAGTGTCTGGTCATGcttttttcaaaatgtgaatGACGTCCCAATGTACATAAGATATTGGAGTCAGATTGCTGTCTGCCTGTGGAATGTCTGTGATCACTGTAAGTAAACAGCATGTTAACAAGCACTATTTCTAAACAGGAAATATGCAGTGTGGCTTGTCACGTAGGTTTTTCCTAATTCAGTTACGCAGGAAAATGCAGCTGACTTGGTAAGAAGGGAAGGCAGATGTGACATTTGCTGTGTGATTGCATGGCTGTgcagagaaggacagaaagacacactCCTGGTGTGAAGCAAATTGGTGATGTAacatttatgtgtaaaaaaaGAACCAAACATACAGTGATGAATGCACTGTGCGGTAGATTTTATAAAACCTGGAAAAAGGGAAGTAATGCGGTGTAGCAAGTGCACTGTTTCGTCTTACTCATGCAATAGTAATAAACTTGGGGAAAGCAGCACctcagtgttaaaaaaaacGGTGCTGGAGATGTAACAGAAAGTGGACGAAATGCACCAAAAAAGATGTACATGGCTGGGTGAGCTGATATGAAAAAGGCCTGAATTATGAGCCAATCTTAAAAATCTGTATTCTCAAATGAGCAATACGTTACATGACTACTTGTATGTCAAAGGGGTagcatgcacagacagactcaAAGAGActagagactagctggtgaacatagtggaacatttagcaggtaaagagccaaatatttcactcaggagttggtggagaacaaaacagagctaaaaggagagtggaTAATAggcttacattcatcaggtggccagaatCTCCAGATGAATCCTACTGCTGCTTTGTATCTACTGGATGTGTAACTAACAAGTTCAAGTTTGCAAGGCGATAATGCTGTGTCCAAGTGCTGATCAATTCATGCAGATTGAATTCTTAATTAGATTAATTgatattgtctttattttggaATGTGGTGTTCATATTCGGAAACTAATTCTCTTTAGAGGTCTGCGTCTGAGTAATACTCAGCATGTTGTCTGCTGAGTGCTCTGTATCTGGCCACAAAATACAGGCACAGTGCCCAGAGAGTGGGAGAAGGGGGTCGAGAGTGGGTTGTAACTCATTTTTACGCCATGGTGCCTTAGCAGGTTTATACAGCCATGGGTTCATGGCTGTATAAACCTGCATTAAGTATAAATGCCTTCACATTTCTGCTTGCCTTGTAGGATGCGGGCAGACGCATCTCTCACAAGCTGCAACCAGCACACAATTATACTGAAAGGTACTTACAATATGTCAAGTTGTTtgcaatgaaatgaaagcatgaaagcCTGTGGTTCCACACACTGAGGAGCATTTAGGTCCTGAGGGAGCCGTGAAGTGATAGGTTTGAGTTTTCCTTTGCTACAAACTGCAAGTTACACAAACTGCACTAAATAATGATGAGCTGGAAAGTGTCCACACGCCACACGCCGGCATTGTTTGTATTGCCGCACTTGACAGTAACACGAGTCGGACTACAGTCAGTTTCTGTAGACGGGGTCGGAGGAGCAGCAAAGTTCCAGCTCAGATGGGCGATTAGCAGGACAGCTCTTGGCAGAAAGCCGCTGAAGGGCAGAGATGCCTGCTCTTAATGGGCCAACACTGCCAACTCTCCCTTGATGATGAGAGAACTGTATGACCATGACAGTGCTAAAATACTGGCCACATGTAATCATCACTCCTTCAGTAGTCAAGGCGGAAGTGAAggctgattttgtgttattAGCGATGGCCATCTTACATTTCTCATGCAGGTCTAAATGAGACTTTCCATGTAGCGTATCACATGGAAAATGCCACTGAAGACAGGCCTTTAAAAGCCAATAAAGGCATTCCACAACAAGGAGCAAGGCAGTCAGCAGTCCACTATGTTCCACCTGGGTGTCAGCGACAAGCCTGCAGAGCTTAGAGTGgtaagctctcctcctgctaTGCCCTGCTCATCCTCCATGTTTCCAgtgacatgaacacagcagtcAACCAAGACGAGACACAGCTCAACTTAGCGGAAATGGAGGACCAGAGATTAAAAGACAGGAGATCAGCAGGGGAACTGATGGAGGTCAAAGTGCAATCTGAAGATCTGAATTCAACCAGCAGTGACACAAGACCTCTGATTCATGACCGGGATCCCAAGAAAGTCAACAAGAATCTGAAGGTAACTACTGTGCGCTGCCGCAGGGACTGGACCAacataaaatacacataaatCTGCACAGAGAGCTCACAGCACACGCTCTGCATACTGCACCGCTCCTCCGTCTCCACTGAAGCACATGTAACTCTTGTAATGCAAAGCTGACCTGAAGCAGAAATCTatgtaaactgaacattttggagatgaaacaaaaaatgtcaatgcaGGCCAATGATTTTCAGGTAATTTGAGACTGGAAATTAAATCTGGTGAATTTTAATATGTTGCATAATACTGACCTCAAGTGGACATGAtcatacacacacttctatTTTTGCCCCTGCCTTTAAGATCCCACACTGCCAAGCACAAGAGGTGCTatgaaaacaacattaattaaAAACTGCTCAGTGCATTATATTTGTGTGCACACCCATCATCATTCTGCATGTTGAGATTTTGTATCACATAGCTTCCTATCTACATATCTAAGCCCCAAGTTCtcagttttatgttttacttACATTTGGGAAAAGCTGTCTCTTGaaatcagtgtctctgtgtgtcttgaGGTCACATTTGAGGATGTGATTGCAGAGCCTCCCTCGGTGCGGAGCTTTGATAAAGTGTGGCTGTGGAGTCACGCGCTGTTTGAGGTATCCAGACTGTGGTGTTACCGCTTCATCTCGCTCATCCTGGCAGTGCCGGTCTCACTGGCAGCAGGGCTTCTCTTTGCTCTGCTCAGCTGCCTTCACATCTGGTAGGACTGTTGTTACACTGAGATGATGTAGACTTACAGGCAAGGATGAAATACTGAATGTTTTCCGGTATATATGGATTATTTAAGTTAGAGATGGTAACTCTAGCTTTTCCCCTGAACaggtttttctccttttttagGGGTGTGGAAGGATTTCTATTTGTTATCAGTGAGATAAGGTCATGCATCGTCCCTGTATCTCCCCAGGTTGATCATGCCCTGTGTGCAGCTGCTTCTTATCAACATGCACTGGGTCCAGACTGTCTGGAGCAGCATACTGAACATTGTCATCAGCCCCTTCTTCACCAGTTTTGGAAAATGTTGTGGTCGAATCACCATCCATCTGGCAAAGGATGCAGACAGATAGAAAAACATGTTGCGTGAATGTTCGGTCAAAACAGAGAATATACAGAACAAGCAAGTGGTAATAGATTACATATTAATTCCTTGGAGGTTAATTATAATTTGCATCATAATTGTCtgtgattattttgtgtttttgctttcctgtCATGATATTTTGCATGCTGTCCCTTCTCTAATGATGTAGCATTAACTCTAATCCAGGACCTGAACAAGCACGTGT includes the following:
- the LOC143332824 gene encoding caveolin-2-like is translated as MNTAVNQDETQLNLAEMEDQRLKDRRSAGELMEVKVQSEDLNSTSSDTRPLIHDRDPKKVNKNLKVTFEDVIAEPPSVRSFDKVWLWSHALFEVSRLWCYRFISLILAVPVSLAAGLLFALLSCLHIWLIMPCVQLLLINMHWVQTVWSSILNIVISPFFTSFGKCCGRITIHLAKDADR